A single region of the bacterium genome encodes:
- a CDS encoding flavin reductase family protein: MDAQEKKTALRMIPYGLYVLTAESKDGRVAASTINWVTQASFEPPLIAVGVKADSGAHDLIKECRSFALNVLAKEHKDLAFSFFKPVEREGNTIAGQPFTIGETGAPVLDAAAAIVGCKLIDTLERGDHSLFLGEVVEARVLREITGRADQETLVLADLGDSVFYGG, encoded by the coding sequence ATGGACGCCCAGGAAAAGAAAACCGCACTGCGAATGATCCCATACGGACTCTACGTTCTTACGGCTGAATCCAAAGACGGCCGGGTCGCCGCGTCCACGATCAATTGGGTGACCCAAGCTTCGTTTGAGCCTCCCCTGATCGCCGTCGGCGTAAAGGCGGACTCCGGCGCGCACGACCTGATCAAGGAATGCCGCAGCTTCGCACTCAACGTACTCGCCAAAGAGCATAAAGATCTCGCCTTCTCGTTCTTCAAGCCGGTCGAGCGAGAGGGAAACACGATCGCGGGACAGCCCTTCACGATCGGCGAGACGGGCGCACCCGTTCTGGATGCCGCGGCTGCAATCGTCGGCTGCAAGCTCATCGATACACTCGAGCGTGGCGACCACTCCCTCTTCCTGGGCGAAGTCGTAGAGGCGCGCGTTCTGCGCGAAATCACCGGCCGCGCCGATCAGGAGACCCTGGTACTCGCCGACCTGGGCGACTCGGTCTTCTACGGCGGCTAG